The segment CAATGGTACGAAACGTCGCTTGCTCCAGGCGGCAGCCGAAAGGGTGCGTAGCTGGCGGCGACATGCTCGGCGGTTTGCGGGTGCGAATGTCGAATCGCATCCACAGCGACAGCCAAGGTAACGCCGAAGATTCCCGTAAAGACCACAAGCTCTAGCAATGTGAATTGATAGTTCGAGCGGAGCGAGACTCCTTGAGCGGCGGCGCGTTGCAAGCGATCTCGCCAAAAAAAGTTGAGCGGAACGCCGATCACGCAGAAGACCCCCACGGCTGCCACCCATACGACGTCCATTGAATGGTGAACGAAATACGTCGGGCCGATCAACATTCCAAAACATGCGATTACCGTATGACAGAGTGCAGCTTGCAGCGCGCACGTCGCATTACGGCGAAAGGTACCTCGGTATTGCGCTAATACGAATAGGATGCATGGCGTCCCGAGCAAGACGGCGGCGATCTTATCGCAGGGATTCCAACTAGCGACAATCGTCGCTGCCGCAATCGCAACAAACAAAAGCGCTGCGCCAATTGAGATCAGCGAATGCAATACAAGCCAAACCGAAGGGCGGGGGAGAGGCTCTTCACTACTCGCGGCGTCAACGTTGCTGGAATTCGTCGTCATGCCATACGCCAAATGGTCGTCGAGCCTATTCGTCTGGCCAAGGCCTGACCTACAAATCGGATTCCGTGTTTATGCGCCGTGGCGCGCCCAGAGCTTCTTCAACAACCAGATTTCTCCCTTGTGCGACGCTTCGTCCTGAAAGCCATGCAGGATGAGATGGCGTGCGGTTCGGTCGGGGCGTTCCGCGAGCGGTGCGGAGAGTTCCGCATCGCTAAACTCTGCGAGCATCTCGCTCAAACGGACATGTTGCGATTGTAGTTGCGGGACCACTTCGCCAAGAGGCGGAAACTTCTCCGGCGGCGTTTCGCCGGGGCGGCTGTCCCAGCCGAACAGGTCGATCCAGCCCTCGGGTGCGATCGGCTCGCGGCCGAGGGGCTCCATCGTCAAGCGTTCGACGACGACGTAGATATGGCCGGCATGCCACAGGATGGAATTGGATAGTCCCGGCGGCGCGAAGCGCGACTCGGCGTCGGTCACTCCTTCCAAGTGACGGAGCGTCATGGTGCGGACTTCGTCCAGCATCAGCAGCAACGAGGTATCAGCCATCGATTCCACTTCGACTGAAGGAGCGGTTCGCCGCAGAATTCGAGCCTGCGGAGAAGAGGGAAAAAAGAAGCCATTATCGCACGCGAAAAGAGTGGGCAACGACATTTCATGCCAACAGGCTTTTTGAAATAGTTCCGCTACTTTCCGCTTGATGACAATTACCGCAATAAACCCAAGGTTAGAGCCAATTCTAACGAGAATCCGTTATTTATATTAACCAATCCCTTACGTTTGTTTGCGAATGATCGCAGGCCCAATAGCCGACGACCAGGTTCCGCGTCGGCACATGAGGCCTGCCAAATCGCTTGCCTCTTGTTTGGGCGCCGCCCTCCCCGTAGCGTCATTCCATTGTTTCATTCCCGTGAGAGTCTACTGTGAAGTCTACCAATTTCCGCAAAGGTTTTACGCTGGTCGAACTGCTGGTCGTGATTGCGATCATCGGCGTCTTGATCGCACTGCTCTTGCCAGCTGTGCAACAAGCCCGCGAAGCGGCCCGTCGGATGCAATGCAGCAATCATCTGAAGCAGCTCGGCATCGCGCTGCACAACTATCACGACACGCATCAACAATTTCCGCCGGGACATTTTGCGACCAGCACCAGCAGTCGTCCGGCGAGTTGGTTGGTTCGCCTGTGGCCGTTCATCGAACAATCGGCGGCGTATGAGCAATGCACGTTCGTCAACAGCGACTGGACCGGTATTGGCTTTGACCGCAACTGGCGCGTGACGACGACGCTGTACGTCGATTCGCTCGTTTGCCCGTCGAACCCAATGGAACATCGAAAAAAGCAAGCCGCGTCGAGCGCGATGCAATCGGACGGCTGCCCGGCTGAAGTCGAATATCAAGTCGCCGATTACGTCGGCGTCGCCGGCGGCTACAACGGCCCTACTCCTCCGTCGCACTGGATCGGCTATCACGGAATGAACGACTACAACGGCATCTTCGTCGCGCTCGATCAATGGAACTCACGAACGGTCGCGTTCAAGGACGTCACTGACGGCACGAGCAACACGCTGGCGATCGGCGAAGAGTCGAACCAGATTAAGTCGCTCGATTCGTCCGGCAACGTCACGCTGTACGATTCGCGCGAATACCTGCATCGCGGCGGCGCGTGGAGCGGCGGCGGCGGTCACAACGGCAACGGATCGTGGTACGGCAACTGGGAAGGACTCTCCTCCATCCGCGTCGGCATCAACTACGCCCATACCTCCGGCTACAACAATCCGCTCGGTACCGGCAACAATCCGACCTACGGCGGTCGCTCGGGACACCACACGATTTTCACGTCGGCTCACCCCGGCGGCGCCCAGTTCGTCTATGGCGACGGCTCGGTCCACTTCGTCACCGAAAACACGAACTTGACGACGCTGAAGAATCTGGCCAATCGCTGCGACGGCAACGTGCTCGAAGAGTACTAATCTGTCTTCGTCGATAGTCCTGCCGCCGCCGTCGAAGCGCTGCGGCCGCAGGCTGGTGTTCTTCCTGAATCATTCATCCTTCGCAGGAAAGTTCATGATCCAACGCACTTCCACCGCGGCGCTGATCGCCGCGACCCTACTGGCCGGCGGATGCTTTTCGTCATCCGGGCCAGGCCTGCATAAAGTGACCGGCACAGTCACCAAAGATGGCGTTCCGTTTGTCGGCGCCAGCGTCGAGTTCTCTCCGGTTGGCGATGGCGCAACGTCGTACGGCCATACCGATGAGAGCGGCAACTTCTCTCTCTTCTACTCGACCGGCAAACCGGGCGCTGTTCCCGGCACGCATCGCGTCGAAGTGATCGGCGGCGCCAAGGCCGGCACGGCGAAAGCCGCCGAGCTGGATCCCCAGAAACCGGCGCCGGCCCCGGTCGAAGCGAGCAAGGGAAAGACGATCGAAGCGGTCGTCGGCGAAGGGGGCAACAACCATATCGAGATCGAACTGTAAGCCCGCACCCGGCGAGCGAACCGAAGCTCGCCGCGACTCGGCTAGTTCCGCGGATAACCGGACTCCTTGGTCACCGACCAGGGAGTCTTTTTTTATGCGCTGGCCCGGCTGGAATGACCTGCACAACCGCTACCAGTCCCGCTCTTCTCCCGCAAAGTGCATAAAAAAAGGCCGCCTGCGACTTATCGCAAACGACCTTTTTAGTGGAGGATACAGGGATCGAACCTGCGACCTCTTGCATGCCATGCAAGCGCTCTCCCAGCTGAGCTAATCCCCCGGCTGTTTTGCAGCTGGAAACAGTTGAACTGTTCGCCATCGACTTCGGAAGTTACCTTACGTCGTCAGCAAGTCCAGCGACAAAGAACTAAAATTATCAACCGACCCGGTCAGTGTCAAGGACGCCAACGGGGCAGAATCGCTCTCGGCGAAATTTTTTAACTCGTTACGTGGACCTGAGTTTTGTTTAAGAAGACCCTTTTCGCCCTGCTGAAGTTCGCGGTTCCCGCAGGAATTTTGACCTATTTGATCCGCGATCTGGTGGTGCATCACGGCGCCGAACTGCAACAGATCGTCGATTCGCCCAAAAACTGGGGACTTCTGACGCTGGCGTTCTTCCTGGCGATGACCGCGCTCGTCTGCACGTTCCTTCGGTGGCGACTGCTGGTGGTTGCGCTCGAGATGCCATTTCGGGTGACCGATGCGCTCCGGCTCGGGTTCCTGGGCTTTCTGTTTAACTTCGTCGGCGCCGGCAGCGTCGGGGGGGACCTGTTCAAGGCGATCTTCATCGCCCGCGAGTATCCCCAAAGCCGCGCCGCCGCCTTTGCGACCGTCGTCGTCGACCGAATGATCGGCCTTTACGCGCTGCTGGTCGTCACTTCGCTGGCGACGCTGGCGATCGATCGCTCGTCGGCCGACACCGCGATGCTGACCGCCCTGAACATCATTTACGGCCTGACGATCGTCGGCGGTCTGGGAGTCGGCATGATTCTGCTGCCCGGCTTCACGCGGGGAAGCGTCTCCGAGTTTCTCCGCAGCCTCCCGAAAGTCGGCCCGAAAATCGGCAACGTGATCGACGCGATCCGGCTCTATCGCCGCCAACCGATGGTGCTAACCACGATCGCCGTGATCAGCTTGTCGATTCACTGCCTGTTCGCACTCTCGCTCTTCTGCATCGCCAAAGGCCTGTTCGCCGACGCCCCCAGCTTGCTGGAACATCTGGTGATTGTGCCGCTTTCGATGCTCTTCGCGGCGCTGCCGATCGCTCCCGGCGGGATGGGAACGTTTGAACTAGCGATGAACTATCTCTACCAGCATGTGCCGA is part of the Blastopirellula sediminis genome and harbors:
- a CDS encoding lysylphosphatidylglycerol synthase transmembrane domain-containing protein, which produces MFKKTLFALLKFAVPAGILTYLIRDLVVHHGAELQQIVDSPKNWGLLTLAFFLAMTALVCTFLRWRLLVVALEMPFRVTDALRLGFLGFLFNFVGAGSVGGDLFKAIFIAREYPQSRAAAFATVVVDRMIGLYALLVVTSLATLAIDRSSADTAMLTALNIIYGLTIVGGLGVGMILLPGFTRGSVSEFLRSLPKVGPKIGNVIDAIRLYRRQPMVLTTIAVISLSIHCLFALSLFCIAKGLFADAPSLLEHLVIVPLSMLFAALPIAPGGMGTFELAMNYLYQHVPTPPATDGMGTIVALGYRVITILMALVGVVYYWIYRKEVGVLMHEAEEEQEHPHKEEAYVDIPTECSAVSE
- a CDS encoding DUF1559 domain-containing protein, with the translated sequence MKSTNFRKGFTLVELLVVIAIIGVLIALLLPAVQQAREAARRMQCSNHLKQLGIALHNYHDTHQQFPPGHFATSTSSRPASWLVRLWPFIEQSAAYEQCTFVNSDWTGIGFDRNWRVTTTLYVDSLVCPSNPMEHRKKQAASSAMQSDGCPAEVEYQVADYVGVAGGYNGPTPPSHWIGYHGMNDYNGIFVALDQWNSRTVAFKDVTDGTSNTLAIGEESNQIKSLDSSGNVTLYDSREYLHRGGAWSGGGGHNGNGSWYGNWEGLSSIRVGINYAHTSGYNNPLGTGNNPTYGGRSGHHTIFTSAHPGGAQFVYGDGSVHFVTENTNLTTLKNLANRCDGNVLEEY
- a CDS encoding DinB family protein, which codes for MADTSLLLMLDEVRTMTLRHLEGVTDAESRFAPPGLSNSILWHAGHIYVVVERLTMEPLGREPIAPEGWIDLFGWDSRPGETPPEKFPPLGEVVPQLQSQHVRLSEMLAEFSDAELSAPLAERPDRTARHLILHGFQDEASHKGEIWLLKKLWARHGA
- a CDS encoding carboxypeptidase-like regulatory domain-containing protein, with protein sequence MIQRTSTAALIAATLLAGGCFSSSGPGLHKVTGTVTKDGVPFVGASVEFSPVGDGATSYGHTDESGNFSLFYSTGKPGAVPGTHRVEVIGGAKAGTAKAAELDPQKPAPAPVEASKGKTIEAVVGEGGNNHIEIEL